A single Cannabis sativa cultivar Pink pepper isolate KNU-18-1 chromosome 7, ASM2916894v1, whole genome shotgun sequence DNA region contains:
- the LOC115697480 gene encoding F-box/kelch-repeat protein At1g30090 produces the protein MQRVRLSSEQAPVHKLGESQMTLSPKFRLAVIPPSFLNPSSELELSLRGEPLIPGLPDDVALNCLLRLPVQSHSACKTVCKRWHFLLGRKERFFTRRKELGFKDPWLFVFAFHKCTGKIQWQVLDLTYFSWHTIPSMPCKDKVCPHGFRCISIPREGTLFVCGGMVSDVDCPLDLVLKYEMQKNRWTVMNRMITARSFFASGVINGKIYVAGGNSADLFELNSAEVLDPMKGIWHSVANMGANMASYDAAVLNGKLLVTEGWLWPFYVSPRGQVYDPRTDHWESMAVGLREGWTGSSVVVYGHLFVVSELERMKLKVYDLDTDSWEPIEGPPLPEQICKPFAVNACDCKIYVVGRNLHVAVGHISKLNQKSSSEKWNFGVEWNVVDAPDCFSDLTPSSSQVLFA, from the coding sequence ATGCAGCGAGTTCGATTGTCCTCAGAACAAGCACCAGTGCACAAATTAGGGGAGTCTCagatgacattgtccccaaagTTTAGGTTAGCTGTGATACCGCCTTCTTTCTTGAACCCTTCGTCGGAGTTAGAGTTGTCTTTGAGGGGAGAACCTTTAATTCCAGGTCTTCCTGATGATGTTGCACTAAATTGTCTACTTCGCCTTCCGGTTCAGAGTCACTCAGCTTGCAAAACCGTTTGTAAAAGATGGCATTTCCTTCTTGGGAGGAAAGAGCGATTTTTCACTCGAAGAAAAGAATTAGGCTTTAAAGATCCTTGGCTCTTTGTTTTTGCTTTCCACAAGTGTACTGGAAAGATTCAGTGGCAAGTTCTTGATCTCACTTATTTCTCTTGGCATACTATCCCTTCAATGCCTTGTAAAGACAAGGTGTGTCCACATGGATTCAGATGCATTTCGATTCCCCGAGAGGGGACTCTTTTTGTTTGTGGGGGTATGGTTTCTGATGTAGATTGTCCCCTTGATTTGGTTCTTAAGTACGAAATGCAGAAAAATCGCTGGACTGTAATGAATCGGATGATCACTGCTAGGTCTTTTTTCGCGAGTGGGGTGATTAATGGTAAGATTTATGTTGCTGGAGGAAACAGTGCAGATCTTTTCGAGTTGAATTCTGCTGAGGTTTTGGATCCCATGAAAGGAATTTGGCATTCGGTTGCTAACATGGGAGCAAATATGGCTTCTTATGATGCTGCAGTTCTCAACGGGAAGCTTCTTGTTACTGAAGGCTGGTTGTGGCCTTTCTATGTCTCTCCCCGAGGTCAAGTTTACGATCCAAGAACTGACCACTGGGAAAGTATGGCTGTTGGACTAAGGGAAGGATGGACAGGTTCAAGTGTGGTGGTTTATGGACACTTGTTTGTGGTCTCAGAGCTCGAAAGAATGAAACTTAAGGTTTATGATTTAGATACTGATTCTTGGGAACCTATTGAAGGACCTCCATTACCAGAACAAATATGTAAACCTTTCGCTGTGAACGCCTGCGATTGCAAGATCTATGTTGTTGGTCGAAACCTTCATGTTGCGGTTGGACACATCTCCAAACTTAACCAAAAGAGCAGCTCCGAGAAGTGGAATTTCGGTGTAGAATGGAATGTGGTTGATGCTCCTGATTGTTTCTCTGACTTGACACCCTCAAGTTCTCAGGTTCTGTTTGCTTAG